Within the Gracilinema caldarium DSM 7334 genome, the region CTGCTACAAAGAACGGGGAATTAGCCCTGGGCCGGAATATTCTGGTAGGATTTATGCCCTGGAACGGGTACAACTACGAAGACTCTATTCTCATTTCCGAACGGGTCGTAAAGGAAGATATGTTTACATCAATACATATCAAAGAATTTATTACCGAAGTTCGGGAAACCAAGCTGGGGCCTGAAAAAATAACCCGGGATATTCCCAATACCAGCGAGAAATCCCTGGATAATCTCGATAGCGAGGGTATTATCCGAGTGGGTGCAAAGGTTCGCTCTGGGGATATTCTTGTTGGTAAGGTTACTCCCAAGAGTGAAACCGAAACCACCCCTGAATTCAAACTGCTTAATTCAATATTCGGTGAAAAGGCAAAGGAAGTCCGGGATTCTTCGCTCCGGGTTCCCCACGGTATTGATGGTACGGTCATCGATATTCAGCGGCTCAAGCGCACCGAAGGGGATGATCTCAATCCCGGTGTCGATGAAGTGGTAAAGGTTCTCATTGCAACCAAGCGGAAACTCCGGGAAGGTGATAAGATGGCAGGCCGCCACGGTAACAAGGGTGTTGTAGCCCGAATCCTGCCGGTAGAAGATATGCCCTATATGGATGACGGAACACCTCTCGACATCTGCCTAACCCCACTAGGTGTTCCCTCCCGTATGAATATCGGTCAGCTGCTTGAAACCGAGCTGGGCTGGGCTGCAAGCACACTGGATGAATGGTTCAGTGCTCCCGTTTTCCAGTCTCCAACAACTGAACAGATCGAAGAAAAACTTAAAGAAGCGGGACTGCCGGTTACTTCAAAAACCATGCTGAGAGATGGACGCACCGGCGAGTATTTTGTGAACCCCGTCTTCTGTGGTGTGATCTACTTCCTGAAACTACACCACCTGGTCGATGACAAAATGCACGCCCGGTCTACCGGTCCCTACTCACTGGTTACCCAACAGCCCTTGGGTGGTAAGGCTCAGTTTGGTGGACAGCGTCTTGGTGAAATGGAAGTCTGGGCGCTGGAAGCTTATGGTGCTGCTAATACGCTCCAGGAACTTTTGACGATTAAATCCGACGATATGACAGGACGTTCTAAGATTTACGAAGCTATTGTTAAGGGTGAACCCTCTACAACTGCGGGTATTCCGGAATCTTTCAATGTTCTTGTCCAGGAACTCCGTGGTCTTGCCCTTGATATGACCATTTATGATGCCAAGGGTAAACAGATTCCGTTAACAGAACGGGACGAAGACCTTATTAACAAGCAAGGGTCTAACTTCTAAAAGGGGTTGCAGGAATGCGGGATATTCAAGATTTTGATTCAATTATGATTAAACTGGCCTCACCCGACATGATTCGGGCCTGGTCCTATGGTGAAGTTAAGAAGCCGGAAACAATCAATTACCGGACGCTTCGTCCCGAAAAAGACGGTTTATTTTGTGAACGAATTTTCGGTACCACGAAAGAGTGGGAATGTTACTGCGGAAAGTTTAAGTCTATCCGGTATAAGGGCGTTATCTGTGACCGCTGTGGTGTAGAAGTCACCCACTTTAAGGTCCGCCGCGAACGGATGGGTCATATTGAACTGGCCGCCCCGGTTTCTCACATTTGGTATTATCGCTCAGTACCAAGTCGAATGGGTCTTCTCCTTGACATCCCCATGGCGGCTCTCAGATCTATTCTGTATTATGAGAAGTATATCGTTATAGAGCCGGGAGATACGGATCTGAAAAAGATGCAGCTTCTCACCGAAGAGGAGTACTATGAAGCCCAAGAACGTTACGGTGGAGCTTTCACTGCCGGTATGGGCGCAGAAGCAATCAAAATCCTCCTCGAAGGTATTAACTTAGATCAGCTTGCTACAGAATTACGTGCAAAAATGATTGAAAAAGGTGCCAAGAGCGACAAACGGCTTCTGAAACGCATCGAAATCGTGGAAAATTTCCGTAATTCCAGCAATAAACCCGAATGGATGATCCTCGAAGCCATTCCTGTTATCCCGCCAGAACTGCGGCCTATGGTTCAGCTCGACGGGGGCCGCTTTGCCACCAGTGATTTAAACGATCTCTATCGCCGGGTTATCAACCGAAATAACCGGCTCAAACGGCTTATGGCTCTCAATGCTCCTGAGATAATTATCCGCAATGAAAAACGAATGCTTCAGGAAGCGGTGGATGCCCTTTTTGATAACTCGAAGAAAAAGCGGGTGGTGAAGGGAGCTTCTAACCGACCGTTAAAATCCATCAGCGATATGCTCAAGGGGAAACAGGGCCGGTTCCGGCAAAATCTGCTGGGTAAACGGGTTGACTATTCGGGCCGTTCGGTAATCACCGTTGGTCCTGATCTTAAGATGTGGCAGTGTGGTCTGCCCACCAAAATGGCTCTGGAACTCTTTAAGCCCTTCATTATGAAGAAACTGGTCGACAAGGATGTGGTCTACAATATCAAGAAGGCTAAGATGCTCGTGGAACAGGAAACCCCCGAAGTCTTTGCTATTCTTGATGAAGTCGTAAAAGAACATCCTGTTATGTTGAACCGGGCACCTACCTTGCACCGGCTCGGTATTCAGGCTTTTGAACCGGTTCTTGTAGAAGGAAAGGCAATAAAACTGCATCCCCTGGTCTGTCATGCCTTTAACGCTGACTTTGACGGTGACCAGATGGCGGTTCACGTCCCGCTGACCCATGCGGCACAGATGGAATGCTGGACCCTCATGCTATCAGCCCGAAACCTTTTGAACCCTGCTAACGGTAAAACTATTGTGTTCCCCTCTCAGGACATGGTTCTGGGTATCAACTTCCTGACGAAGGTGAAACATAACGCAAAAGGTCAGGGGCGCCGCTATTCAAGCTCAGAAGAAGTGCTCATGGCGGTTGAGAGCAAAGCCCTTGAGTGGGAAGCCCTCATCAAAGTACGGCCTTCAAAAACACCGGTTTGGTCAAAAACAGGGGTAGAGGTTGAGCTTGGAAAGGATGGGTTCATTGAAACCACCGCAGGCCGGATTGTCTTTAACGAAGAGTTGCCCGCCGAGGTCCCCTTCATCAATTATGAATTACGGGATAAGGAATTAAAAGCTCTTATTGAATATGTTCTTAAGTATAAAGGTCCCTGGATCACGGTAAAAATGCTCGATGCCATTAAGGCTACCGGTTACAAATATGCTACTGTCTTCGGGGCAACAATAGGTGTTGATGATATTGTGGTTCCGAAAGAAAAGGCTGAAATGATCGAGAAGGCCAACAAGGAAGTTGAGTCGATCCAGAAACAGTACCGCCAGGGTCATATCACCCAGGAAGAACGGTACAACCGGGTTGTAGAAGTCTGGTCAAAGACTAACGAAGATTTGACCAATATCATGATGAAGACCCTGGAAGCTGACCGGGATGGATTTAACTCTGTTTATATGATGGCTAACTCCGGTGCCCGCGGTAGCCGCAACCAGATTCGTCAGTTGGCGGGTATGCGCGGTCTTATGGCTAAGCCCTCGGGTGATATTATCGAATTACCAATCCGGTCCAACTTCAAAGAGGGACTTTCGGTTATCGAATTCTTCATTTCTACCAACGGTGCCCGTAAGGGTCTTGCCGATACGGCTCTTAAGACCGCAGACGCAGGTTACCTGACCCGCCGTCTGGTCGATATTGCCCAGGATGTGGTTGTTAATGAGGATGATTGCGGTACCATCAATGGTCTTGATCAGACCGCAATCAAGGACGGCGAAGATATCCTTGAATCCCTTAAGGACAGGATTATTGGCCGCTATACCCTGGAACGGGTAAAGCATCCTATTACTGGCGAAATAATCGTCGATGTAAACGAAGAAATCACCGAAGAAATTGCAGATGCAATTGAAGAAGCGGGTGTTGAAAAGGTTCGGGTCCGTACCGTGCTGACCTGTGAAGCGAAGCATGGGGTATGCCGCAAGTGCTACGGCCGAAACCTGGCAACCAACCGCCCCGTCGATATTGGTGAAGCGGTCGGTATTATTGCAGCCCAGTCTATCGGTCAGCCCGGTACCCAGCTTACCATGCGTACCTTCCATATCGGTGGTGCGGCAACTAAGGTGAGCGAAGAAAACCGAATTGCACTGAAGTACCCCGTATATATCCGTGACATTACCGGCGCCCACGTCGAAATGGCTGACGGGCACTGGCTCTTTACCAGAAAGGGTTTTGTGTTCATCAATAAAGTGATGAAACAGTACACCCTCGAAGCCGGTGATGAAGTCTTGGTAGAAGACGGAAAACGGGTTATTAAAGGCGAATCTCTTATCCGGAGAAACGGCAAGGATATACTCTCTACGGAAATTGCCTATGCCATGTTGATCGATGGTCAGCTATGTCTCATTGGTCCTGATCAGAAACTGGAAGTACGGAACGGTAGTGATTTAGTTGTACGAAAAGGTCAGCTAGTACCTGCGGACCATACAATTGCTACCTTTGACCCCTTCGCAGACCCGATTATTGCTGAAGTCTCCGGTTATGTCCGATATGAAGATATTATTCCCGGTACTACCCTGAAAGAAGAGGTTGATGAAGAGACTGGTAATATTGAAAAACGGATATCCGATTTTCAACTGGAAACAAAACAGCCCCGTATCTTTATTACTGATGAAGCCGGTAACGAAGTTGGATCCTATTACCTCCCCGGTGGAGCCTATCTTCTCGTGGACGAAGGCGAGCATATTACAGCAGGCCGTACCATTGCCAAGACCCTTAAGGAATCAGCCAAGGCAATGGATATTACCGGTGGTCTTCCCCGGGTCAGTGAACTCTTTGAAGCCCGGAAGCCCAAGTCTCCATCGGTGCTTGCTCAGGTAAGCGGAACCGTTCAATTCAAGGGTATTGTCAAGGGTAAACGTATTATTATCGTCCGGGACGCCTTCGGCAAGGAATACAAACACCTGGTTCCCATGGCAAAACGGCTCTTGGTGCGGGATGGTGATACGGTAGAAGCGGGTGAACCCCTCTGTGTTGGCGCTCCTAATCCCCATGATATACTTCACATTCTCGGTGAGAATGCTTTGCAGCGCTATCTGATGGATGAAATCCAGTCAGTGTATCGCCTGCAGGGTGTATCCATCAATGATAAGCACATCGGTGTTATCATCCGGCAGATGATGCGCAAGGTAGAAATCGTGTCCGTTGGCGATACCAAGTTTATTTATGGACAGATGGTCGATAAATACCGGTTCCATGAGGAAAATAGGCGGGTTATGGAAGAAGGTGGTCAGCCAGCAGTGGCCCGGCCTGTATTCCAAGGTATTACCCGGGCATCGCTTAATATCGATTCCTTTCTGTCTGCCGCATCGTTCCAGGAAACTACCCGGGTGCTTACCAATGCAGCGATTGCCGGTTCTACCGACTACCTCAGGGGCCTCAAGGAAAACATCATCATCGGTCATCCGATACCTGCAGGTACCGGCATGAAACGGTATCGGGCTGTCAAGCTCTTTGATGAAAATCAGCAGGACTTGGATAAATATATGAATGAAATCCTCGAACAGCGAAAACTGGAAAAGGTCGTAGAACCTATCGAAGAGGATTATGATTCCGATGAGGTTGATGAATAAACCTCGTGATTCTGTATCTTGACCAAGTTGCGGTAGCAGGCTATAGTTCTCTACCGCAGTATTGTAAACTAACGGGGCGCGTACCAAACAGTAGCATACTGTAAGTGTCTCGTAGCACATAGAAACGTCGGGTGCTGACGACGTTATGAAAAGGGAGTTTATTGCTCATGCCTACGATTAATCAGTTGGTTCGGTTTGGAAGGCAGAAGGTGTCAGTTAAGACCAAATCTCCTGCTCTTCAGGCTTGTCCTCAGAAACGCGGGGTTTGTACCCGTGTAATGACTGTTACCCCCAAGAAGCCTAATTCGGCTTTACGTAAGGTAGCCCGTGTGCGTCTTTCCCATGGTACCGAAGTAACCGCTTATATTCCTGGTATTGGTCATAACCTGCAGGAACACTCGGTTGTTCTGGTTCGTGGTGGACGTGTTAAGGACCTTCCTGGTGTTCGCTATCATATCATTCGTGGTGCCAAGGATACTCTTGGTGTAGCTGACCGTAAGCGTGGCCGTTCCAAGTACGGCGCTAAGCGGCCGAAGGCTTAAGTAGGGGTATAAGAAATGGGACGCAAAAAGAAGTCAATCGATCGGGGTGTAACACCCGATCCGAAATATAATAGTGTATTGGTGTCCAAGTTTGTTAACCGGATGATGTGGCAGGGAAAGAGGTCAATATCACTTCGGTTAGTGCATGGCGCTTTGGAGATTCTTCAGGCTAAAACTGAAAAAGAACCTCTTGAGGTCTTTACCAAAGCTCTTGAAAATGTAAAGCCTGTAGTCGAAGTTAAATCCCGGCGTGTGGGTGGTGCTACCTATCAGGTCCCTGTAGAAATTCGGGAATCCCGACGGGAAGCCCTGGGTATGCGCTGGATAATTAATGCTGCCCGAGCTCGCTCCGGACATGATATGAGCGAACGGCTTGCGGCTGAATTAATGGATGCTTATAATAATACCGGCACCGCTTTCAAGAAGAAAGAAGATACACACAAAATGGCTGAAGCTAATAAGGCTTTTGCCCATTATCGCTGGTAAGAGTAGTCGTTTTTTTTGTATGCGGCGGTTTTTGCCGCAGTTAAGGCTTAATAGCTTTAGGCGTTCTTTGATACATCGGTTATAGATAAAGCTGCACCGTGGTAAAACGCCGGGGAGGTGGGATACTTAGAAATTATTCTACGATCATCGACGACTGCGGTGTAGTTGTCTCGATGATCCAAACCGATCATCGCAGGACGCCTGTGTTAAGCGTTCTATCGGTTTTGCCGGCGATGGGATAGGTGGAACGAGGCATGTGGAAGACAGATAGAGTTAGCTCTGTTTTTCCGAATCCGCATACCGGTTTTCTTTTATTCCTCCATCCTCATCTTTTCGCCAAAATATAGTTGTTGTCATAAGTGTGCAGTGTGCCTATCTTGCATAGGAGTACATATTTAGGTATACTGCCGAGACTTGTATTTTAATTGAGTGCCCAAAGAATATAGGAGGACACAATGGCAAAGGATAAGTTCAATCGAACGAAACCTCACATGAACGTCGGAACGATTGGCCACGTCGATCACGGAAAAACCACCCTTTCAGCTGCTATTACCATGTACTGTGGTAAAAAGTATGGCGATAAGGTCATGAAGTATGATGAAATCGACAATGCGCCAGAAGAGAAGGCTCGCGGTATTACTATCAATACCCGGCACCTGGAATATCAGTCTGAGAAGCGGCACTATGCCCACATCGACTGCCCCGGACATGCTGACTATATTAAGAACATGATTACCGGTGCTGCTCAGATGGACGGTGCTATTCTCGTTGTTTCCGCTCCTGACTCGGTTATGCCCCAGACTCGTGAGCACATTCTCTTGGCTCGCCAGGTAGGTGTTCCGAATATCATCGTATTCCTGAACAAGGTTGACCTTGTAGATGATCCTGAGCTTCTTGAACTGGTCGAGGCTGAAGTTCGTGAAGTTCTCAGTCAGTACGGCTTCCCCGGTGATGAAATTCCTATCATTAAGGGTGCCGCATTTAAGGCTATGTCTGAACCTGATAACGCTGAAGCTACCAAGTGTATTCAGGAACTCCTTGATGCAATGGATAGTTACTTCCCCGATCCTGTGCGGGATGACGCAAAGCCCTTCTTAATGCCGATCGAGGACGTCTTTACCATCTCTGGTCGTGGTACAGTAGTAACCGGTAAGGTTGAGCGGGGTATTCTCAAGCTCAACGAAGAAGTTGAAATCGTAGGTATTAAGCCGACCCGGAAAACTGTTGTGACCGGAATTGAAATGTTCAACAAACTCCTCGATGAAGGTGTGGCTGGTGATAATATTGGTGCTCTGCTTCGTGGTGTTGAAAAGAAGGATGTTGAACGCGGACAAGTTCTTGCAAAGCCTGGTACAATTACTCCTCACAGCAAATTTAAGGGACAGATCTATTGTCTTTCTAAGGAAGAAGGTGGTCGTCACAGTCCCTTCTTCTCTGGTTATCGGCCTCAGTTCTATTTCCGGACTACCGATATTACCGGTACCGTTAAGCTTCCTGAAGGGAAGGAAATGGTTATGCCCGGTGATAACACCGAAATCTTTGGTGAGTTGATTCATCCTATCGCTATGGAAAAGGGACTCCGCTTTGCTATTCGCGAAGGTGGTCGTACCGTAGCTTCCGGTCAGGTTATCGATATCATTGAATAATTAGTTCTAGCTGTATGATCGAAGGCGGTCCTTGGTTCTCTTGGGCCGCCTTCTTTTGGAGGAATAATGACTAAGGAACGAATTCGCGTGCGTTTGCGCGGTTTCGATGTGGAATTGATCGATCAGAGCGCTAAATCAATTGTTCAGACGGTTCAGAAGGCGGGAGCAAAGGTTTCTGGTCCTATTCCGCTGCCGACCCGGATAAACAAAATTACTGTTCTGAGATCTCCCCATGTTAATAAGAAATCTCGGGAACAATTTGAAATGAGGACTCACAAGCGCCTCATCGATATTATCAATCCATCTGCAGAAGTGATGGATTCTTTAATGAAGCTCGAACTTCCCGCTGGCGTGGATGTTGAGATAAAGCAATAGCAAATCAAGGCAGACGGTTCCGAGACCACGGGATAACGTGCCTGGAAATGGAGAGTTTAGATGTTGGGTCTAATGGCCAAGAAAGTGGGCATGACACAGGTCTTCGATAATGATGGGAACCTTACTCCGGTAACTGTTCTCAAAGTTGATCCGAACATTGTTATCGCCCAAAAGACCGAGGATAAATATGGTTATAAAGCTGTAATCCTCGGAATTGATGACATGAAGAAGAGTAGGGTGAATAAGCCCTACGCAGGTCAGTTTCCCGAAGGAATTAATCCGAAAAAGAAAATTCGTGAATTTCGGGATTTTGAAAAGGAGTGCGCGGTAGGCGACAGCCTCGGGGCAGAGCTTTTTGAAGGCTGTCGGTATGTTGATGTAACCGGCATTTCTAAAGGTAAGGGGTTTCAGGGTGTTATAAAGCGCTGGGGTTTCGGAGGCGGTAGGAATACTCATGGTTCAAAATTCCATCGAGAACCCGGTTCTACAGGACAGTGTACTTCTCCTGGACATTCCTTTAAGAACGTAAAGATGCCTGGCCGGATGGGTAGGGAACGGGTAACTGTTCTCAACCTTAAGGTTGTTAAGGTTGACGTTGAAAATCAGCTGATTATGGTTCGCGGCGCTGTTCCTGGTGTAAATAAGGGGACGGTGGTTGTTCGGGCTGCGGTTAAGAAGTAATGAGGGAAGCTATGAATCGGACAGTCTATTCCATCGACGGTAAAGAACTTCGAACTATCGAACTGGATGATGCCGTATTTGGCCTCCCGGTAAATGAAGAAGTAATCTGGTATGCCGTTAATAATGAATTAGCCAACAGGCGTCTCGGAACGGCTTCTACCAAGGATCGCGCTGAGGTGCATGGTTCTAATACCAAGCCCTATAAGCAGAAAGGTACTGGTAGGGCTCGCCGGGGTGATAAAAAATCACCGCTGATGGTTGGTGGTGGTATTGTGTTTGGTCCAAAACCAAGGGATTTTTCCTATGCAATGCCTAAAAAGGCTAAGCGGCTTGCTCTTAAGAGCATCCTTAGTCTGAAAGCTCAGAGTGATATTCTAAAGGTTGTTGAAGATTTTACTGTAGAAAGCGGTAAAACAAGGGATCTGGTTAAGATCCTTAAAAACTTTAGTGATCAAGAACGAACCGTTGTTATTCTTAAGGATAATGACTCTAAGGTTAAACAGGCTGGTCGGAATATCCCGTGGCTCACGTTCCTTTCCTATGATAATCTTACCGCCCATGATTTGTTCTATGGACGGCGGGTTATTATGATGGAGGGTGCTGCAAAGAACCTGAGCGCGTTTTATGGCGCAGGTGCGGGGGGAGCAGAATGACCTACGAGCAGATTTTAATAGAACCTGTTTTATCTGAAAAAACTAATAGAATGCGAGAAGAAGGAAAATATGTTTTTAAAGTAGATCCTTCTGCCACTAAGATTCAGGTAAAAGAAGCGGTTCGAAAGCTTTTTAATGTACATCCTATTTCCTGCACCATCATGGTTGTAGGTGGAAAGCCAAAGCGGGTTCGGTATAAGGCCGGTTATACATCAAGCTGGAAGAAGGCTATCGTCCGATTACCGAAGGACGAGAAAATTGCCCTCTTCGAGGGCGTATAAGCCCGCTCAAAGTTGGGGAAAATTATGGGTATTAGAACATTTAAGCCGGTAACTGCGGGTATGCGGCATCGGATTAGCCTGGATTACTCGGAGATTACAACAAACAAACCCGAAAAATCCCTGACCAGCGGTCGTGCTGAAAAGGCAGGCCGCGGTGCAAAGGGACGGATCAGTGTCTGGCATAAGGGTGGCGGGCATAAGCGGCGCTATCGGGAAATTGATTTTAAGCGTGATAAAATTGGTGTTCCCGGTAAGGTTGCTACTATCGAATATGATCCAAACCGCAGTGCAAATATCGCCCTTGTCAATTATGTAGATGGTGAGAAACGCTATATTATAGCTCCGAAAGGATTAACCGTTGGTACTCAAGTTATGAGTGGTCCTGACGCTGCTCCTGAAGTTGGAAATGCGTTGCCCCTGGAAAATATTCCACTTGGGTTTACCATTCACAATATTGAGCTTTCTCTCGGTCGTGGTGGACAGTTGGTCCGTTCGGCTGGTGCTGGCGCTATGGTCGCTGCAAAAGAAGGCGATTATGTAACCGTACGGCTGCCTTCTGGTGAAATGCGAATGGTCTTTAAGAAATGCTACGCCACTATCGGTGAAGTAGGAAACGAAGACCATATGAACGTTCAGCTTGGTAAGGCTGGACGGAAACGCTGGATGGGCGTTCGGCCTACTGTTCGTGGTATGGCGATGAACCCGATTGATCACCCCCATGGTGGTGGTGAAGGTCGTAATAAGGGTTGTAATCCTGTTACTCCCTGGGGTCAGCCTACTCGTGGTTATAAGACCAGGAATAAGCACAAGCCTTCTTCCCGGTTTATTGTCAGCCGCAGAAAGAAATAGGAGCGAAGGGTGTCAAGATCAGTAAAGAAGGGGCCCTTCATTGAGAAGAGCCTGTACAAGAAAGTAATTGAAATGGGAAAAAGTGGTGAACGGAAGATGATTAAAACATATTCTCGTTGTTCCACCATTATCCCTGAAATGGTTGGTAATACGATTTCCGTATATAACGGAAAAAGCTGGGTTCCGGTTTATGTGACAGAGAACCTGGTCGGTCACAAGCTTGGTGAATTCGCACCCACCCGAATCTTCCGGGGGCATGCGGGTTCAGACAAGAAGGCCGCTAAGAAGTAGGTGGAATATGGAAGAAAAGAAGGGTTACAAAGCGGTAACCAAGTACCTTATTGCATCTCCGTTTAAGGTTCGCCCTGTGGCCGATCTGGTACGGAGACGGCCTTATCCAGAAGCCATGTCAATTCTGGAACATATGCCCCATAAGGGTGCTCGGTTAATCCGGAAAACCGTTAAATCTGCTGCATCCAACGCCTTAAATCAAAATAAGCAGTTGGATGAAGATATGCTGTATGTCAAGGAAATCAGGATTGATGAAGGTCCCCGTCTTAAACGGGTTTGGTTCCGTGCACGGGGCCGGGCAGATATGCTGCTGAAGCGTATGTGTCACATCACTGTGGTTATTGACGAAATCGCTAAGACGGGGGAATAACGTGGGACAGAAAGTAAATCCAATAGGTTTGCGGGTAGGTATTAACCGAACTTGGTCGTCCCGCTGGTATGTGGATCCTAAGGAGTATGCTGATACACTCCATGAAGATTTAAAGCTGCGGAAAATCGTCACAAATCTTCCTGAAACAAAGGGTGCTGATATAGCTGAATTAGAAATTATTCGGCATCCCCAGAGGATTACTATTGTAATTCATACCGCCCGTCCTGGTGTGATTATTGGTGTAAAGGGTGCTAACATCGAAAAAATCGGATCTGAACTGCAAAAGATTGTAAATAAAAAAGTTCAGATAAAGATTAAAGAGGTTCGTAACCCTGATAACAACGCTCAGCTAATTGCCCAGAATATTGCACGGCAGCTTTTGGCTCGCGGTTCATTCCGGAAAGCCATGAAGCAGGCCGTTACCAACGGTATCAA harbors:
- the rpsC gene encoding 30S ribosomal protein S3: MGQKVNPIGLRVGINRTWSSRWYVDPKEYADTLHEDLKLRKIVTNLPETKGADIAELEIIRHPQRITIVIHTARPGVIIGVKGANIEKIGSELQKIVNKKVQIKIKEVRNPDNNAQLIAQNIARQLLARGSFRKAMKQAVTNGIKKGNAQGVKVRLSGRLGGAEMSRTEEYKEGRVPLHTLRADIDYGFAEAHTTFGAIGVKVWVYNGVKFGKEQKEDAGVLVRKRRERAPARS